The proteins below are encoded in one region of Mangifera indica cultivar Alphonso chromosome 7, CATAS_Mindica_2.1, whole genome shotgun sequence:
- the LOC123221303 gene encoding uncharacterized protein LOC123221303: MANHDLILGQRRNLGMGQNQQLVLGHNHNLGLGQNHEMEMGQTHEHHLGLGQQNHELGLGHPHDQDLGLGQNHDQQEEDGQDYRHENDLAMERKPDHGDHELALTEQGHELALAEHNELAVSESQDLDENLELAVDQHHEMAIEAVDDLSVHHSHLVVSSPVIQARTIAQNPTYELTVGQEFPDVKSCRRALRDTAIALHFEMQTIKSDKTRFTAKCASEGCPWRIHAAKLPGVPTFTIRTIHESHTCGGISHLGHQQASVQWVANSVEQQLRENPSYKPKEILEEIHRVHGITLSYKQAWRGKERIMAAMRGSFEEGYRLLPQYCEQVKRTNPGSIASVYGNPADNCFQRLFISFQASIYGFLNACRPLLGLDRTFLKSKYLGTLLLATGFDGDGALFPLAFGVVDEENDDNWMWFLSELHNLLEINTENMPRLTILSDRQKGVVDGVEANFPTAFHGFCMRHLSESFRKEFNNTMLVNLLWEAAHALTVIEFEAKILEIEEISQDAAYWIRRIPPRLWATAYFEGTRFGHLTANIVESLNTWILEASGLPIIQMMECIRRQLMTWFNERREASMQWTSILVPSAERRVAEALEHARTYQVLRANEAEFEVISHEGTNIVDIRNRCCLCRGWQLYGLPCAHAVAALLSCRQNVHRFTESCFTVATYRKTYSQTIHPIPDKSLWKESSEGDPNAHTAVELIINPPKSLRPPGRPRKKRVRAEDRGRVKRVVHCSRCNQTGHFRTTCAAPI, translated from the coding sequence ATGGCAAACCACGATTTGATTCTTGGGCAACGACGCAATTTAGGTATGGGGCAGAACCAACAGCTGGTACTCGGTCATAATCATAACTTGGGTCTGGGCCAGAACCATGAGATGGAAATGGGACAAACTCATGAGCATCATTTGGGTTTAGGACAGCAAAACCATGAATTGGGTTTAGGACATCCTCATGATCAAGACTTGGGTTTAGGACAGAACCATGACCAACAAGAGGAAGATGGTCAGGATTACAGACATGAGAATGATTTAGCTATGGAACGGAAACCTGATCATGGTGACCATGAATTGGCTCTGACTGAACAAGGTCATGAGTTAGCTTTGGCCGAGCATAATGAACTGGCTGTTTCAGAAAGCCAAGATCTTGATGAGAATCTAGAATTAGCAGTGGACCAGCACCATGAAATGGCTATTGAAGCTGTTGATGATTTGAGTGTCCATCATTCCCATCTTGTAGTTAGCAGTCCTGTTATACAGGCTCGTACTATTGCTCAAAATCCAACTTATGAGTTGACGGTTGGGCAAGAGTTCCCAGATGTTAAGAGCTGCCGCAGGGCATTGAGAGATACAGCTATTGCCCTTCACTTTGAAATGCAGACCATAAAGTCTGACAAGACTCGTTTTACTGCCAAATGTGCATCTGAGGGATGCCCATGGCGCATACATGCTGCAAAGCTCCCAGGTGTTCCGACGTTCACAATCCGGACCATTCATGAGAGCCATACATGTGGAGGAATTTCTCATCTTGGCCATCAGCAAGCCTCAGTTCAGTGGGTTGCAAATTCTGTTGAGCAACAGCTTAGGGAAAATCCTAGTTATAAGCCTAAGGAGATATTGGAGGAGATTCATCGGGTTCATGGTATTACCTTATCATACAAGCAAGCCTGGCGAGGCAAGGAGCGGATCATGGCTGCCATGCGTGGGTCTTTTGAAGAAGGGTATCGTTTGCTTCCTCAATACTGTGAGCAGGTAAAACGAACAAATCCAGGGAGTATTGCATCGGTTTACGGAAATCCAGCTGATAACTGCTTTCAGCGTCTCTTTATATCATTCCAGGCATCAATTTATGGTTTTCTGAATGCCTGTCGACCCCTCCTTGGACTTGATAGGACATTTTTGAAAAGCAAATACCTGGGTACTTTGCTTCTTGCTACTGGTTTTGACGGAGATGGCGCTCTGTTTCCTTTGGCATTTGGTGTTGTTGATGAGGAGAATGATGATAATTGGATGTGGTTTCTGTCTGAACTTCATAATCTGCTTGAGATTAATACAGAAAACATGCCAAGACTTACGATTTTATCAGACAGGCAGAAGGGCGTTGTAGATGGAGTGGAAGCAAACTTTCCAACTGCTTTTCATGGGTTTTGCATGCGGCACTTGAGTGAAAGCTTTCGCAAGGAGTTCAATAACACAATGCTTGTCAACCTTTTGTGGGAAGCTGCTCATGCTTTGACTGTGATTGAATTTGAAGCAAAAATTTTGGAGATTGAGGAGATATCTCAGGATGCTGCTTATTGGATACGGCGAATTCCCCCCCGTTTGTGGGCCACAGCTTATTTTGAGGGGACAAGGTTTGGTCATTTGACAGCTAACATAGTTGAATCATTAAATACTTGGATTTTAGAAGCCTCTGGGCTTCCTATCATTCAGATGATGGAGTGCATTAGGAGGCAGCTCATGACTTGGTTCAATGAACGTCGAGAGGCCAGCATGCAGTGGACATCAATTCTTGTGCCTTCTGCTGAGAGGCGTGTTGCGGAAGCCCTAGAACATGCACGCACTTATCAGGTACTTCGTGCTAATGAAGCTGAATTTGAAGTTATATCTCATGAAGGAACAAACATTGTGGACATTCGAAACCGCTGCTGCCTTTGTCGGGGCTGGCAGTTGTATGGCTTACCCTGTGCTCATGCTGTGGCTGCTCTTCTCTCTTGTAGACAGAATGTCCATAGGTTTACTGAGAGTTGTTTCACTGTAGCAACCTATAGAAAGACATATTCGCAGACCATTCATCCAATTCCAGATAAAAGTCTTTGGAAAGAATCGTCAGAGGGAGACCCAAATGCACACACAGCTGTTGAGCTTATTATCAACCCACCAAAATCACTTAGGCCTCCTGGTCGACCACGAAAGAAGCGAGTTCGGGCAGAAGATAGGGGACGTGTTAAGAGAGTTGTGCATTGTAGTCGTTGCAACCAGACAGGCCATTTTAGAACAACGTGTGCAGCACCAATCTAG